A stretch of the Methanomassiliicoccales archaeon genome encodes the following:
- a CDS encoding adenylosuccinate synthase: protein MSTLAVIGMQWGDEGKGKITDYLAQNADMVVRFQGGANAGHTIEIGEEVFALHLLPSGILRPKIINVIGNGVVVDLEALEAEMSKVQASGRSVEGLRISDRANIVMPHHRMMDGLEEKVKGKKGLGTTGRGIGPCYADKVARHGLRMCDLLESEEYLRERLELIYDIKRDQIAALGEDKLPPIEDTLNLLLTQGKKLAPYICDTSNLVNDAIKKGKKVLFEGAQGTMLDIDHGTYPYVTSSNCVTGGICTGVGIGPQTIHEVIGVMKAYTTRVGAGPFPTELTDEIGKRLLTKGGEYGATTGRPRRCGWLDMVVIKHAIKLNGVSSLAITKLDVLGGMPKIKICMAYE from the coding sequence ATGAGCACGCTCGCAGTCATCGGTATGCAATGGGGTGACGAGGGCAAGGGTAAGATCACAGACTATCTGGCTCAGAATGCCGATATGGTGGTAAGATTCCAAGGTGGAGCCAACGCAGGTCATACAATTGAAATCGGTGAGGAGGTGTTCGCCCTACACCTCTTGCCCTCCGGAATTCTTAGGCCCAAAATCATAAATGTCATCGGAAATGGCGTTGTGGTCGACCTCGAAGCTTTGGAGGCGGAGATGTCCAAGGTCCAAGCAAGCGGGCGGAGTGTGGAGGGGTTGCGCATTTCTGATCGGGCCAATATCGTCATGCCCCACCATCGAATGATGGATGGATTGGAAGAGAAGGTCAAGGGAAAAAAAGGATTAGGGACCACAGGAAGAGGGATTGGCCCTTGTTATGCAGACAAAGTGGCTCGCCATGGATTGCGAATGTGCGATCTTTTAGAGTCAGAAGAGTATCTTAGAGAGAGATTAGAACTGATTTATGACATTAAACGCGATCAAATAGCTGCTCTAGGAGAAGATAAGTTACCACCAATCGAAGATACCCTAAATCTTCTTCTGACCCAAGGGAAGAAACTTGCACCATACATTTGCGATACATCCAATTTGGTCAATGATGCTATAAAAAAAGGTAAAAAGGTGCTTTTTGAGGGGGCACAAGGCACTATGTTGGACATTGACCATGGAACATATCCATACGTAACCTCGTCAAATTGCGTAACAGGGGGAATATGCACAGGTGTGGGAATCGGCCCACAGACTATCCATGAGGTGATCGGTGTGATGAAGGCGTACACTACTCGTGTGGGTGCTGGTCCATTCCCCACTGAGCTAACGGATGAGATAGGAAAGAGACTATTAACCAAAGGGGGCGAATATGGGGCCACTACAGGAAGGCCAAGAAGATGTGGCTGGTTGGATATGGTCGTGATCAAGCATGCCATTAAACTTAATGGGGTATCTTCTCTAGCGATTACGAAATTGGATGTTCTTGGAGGGATGCCTAAGATAAAGATTTGTATGGCATATGAAA